The following are encoded together in the Eriocheir sinensis breed Jianghai 21 chromosome 28, ASM2467909v1, whole genome shotgun sequence genome:
- the LOC127004413 gene encoding serine/threonine-protein kinase PkaB-like has protein sequence MAPPHTTPLLVLTKERIDTLVAQHKQVLGRGASCTVYLVEVGGAQCCLKVAREQRLAAMFRREFDILLDLDGAAGAPKALGTSFGFPAMLTTFCGQNTFCDLHNLAQSDTDRLAAFVALARDVQQLHACGYTHNDIKPDNVVVRQDAKGRLQVSLIDYGLAKRFGTGLRIARTHTHRTPWMAPELLRGAPCSPPVDVFSLGYVLRRVLATCHTQYPGLEVLADRAMRANPAQRPSAARIIKTVKEYTGQTSRKAAFVRRVRKAFSCLFPRRRHY, from the coding sequence AtggctcccccacacaccacccccctCCTCGTGCTGACGAAGGAGCGCATCGACACGCTGGTGGCCCagcacaagcaggtgctggggCGCGGCGCCTCGTGCACGGTGTACCTGGTGGAGGTCGGCGGCGCCCAGTGCTGCCTCAAGGTGGCAAGGGAGCAGCGCCTCGCAGCCATGTTCCGCAGGGAGTTTGACATCCTGCTGGACCTGGACGGCGCGGCGGGCGCCCCCAAGGCCTTGGGCACCAGCTTTGGGTTCCCCgccatgctcaccaccttctgcggccagaacaccttctgcgacctgcACAACCTCGCTCAAAGCGACACGGACAGACTGGCGGCCTTCGTGGCGCTGGCCCGGGACGTGCAGCAGCTCCACGCCTGCGGCTACACCCACAACGACATCAAGCCCGACAACGTCGTGGTGCGCCAAGACGCCAAAGGCCGCCTGCAGGTGTCCCTCATCGACTACGGCTTGGCCAAGAGATTCGGCACAGGACTCCGCatcgcgcgcacgcacacgcaccgCACGCCCTGGATGGCCCCGGAGCTGCTCCGCGGCGCGCCCTGCTCGCCCCCCGTGGACGTGTTCTCCCTCGGCTACGTCCTGAGGCGCGTCCTGGCCACGTGCCACACGCAATACCCCGGCCTGGAGGTGCTGGCCGACAGAGCCATGAGAGCCAACCCTGCACAGCGGCCCTCGGCGGCCCGCATCATCAAGACAGTCAAGGAGTACACGGGACAGACGTCCAGGAAGGCGGCCTTTGTCCGGCGTGTTCGCAAggccttctcctgcctcttcccgcgccgccgccatTACTAA